In Pirellulales bacterium, the genomic window CGATCAATTTCCGCCGCAGTCCGCCACTGCTGCGAAGTCATTTCCAATACATAAGTGGTCTGCCCCTCGCCAGCAATCGTCGTGATAAGCTTCCAAGCAAACGACGGATCGGGCGCGGCGACATAGCGATCTAACGCAGTTTCCTGCCCATGCGCAGGGCCTATGCCGAAGCACAGCGTCCATAAAGCGACCAACGGCAAGCGCCAGCAACGCATGACACGAACTCCGAAGCGCAATGCGCAGACTACTTGTTTCCCATGCAATAGAGGCGCGCCGCCGTGCGAATCAGCAATTTGTCCCCCAGGACCACTGGCGAAGCCATACACATATCGTCTTCCGCTAGGCGATTCTCGTGCGACACCTTGAACTCCGACCCCGCCTCAATCGCCACGGTCACACCATCTTCGTTCACGCAAAAGATCTTGCCGCCATAGCTCCACGGAGAGCTAGTGAAGTCGGCGACGGGCAGGCGTTTGCGACTGTAGATCTCACGCCCCGACTTGATGTCATACGAAGCGAAGAACCCGCGATCGTAAAGCACATACATCTGGTCCCCCACAATGATCGGCGTGGGATGGTACGGGCCGCCTTTGGGATTGTGCCACTCTAGATGCTCGCTGAGCTTGCCTTCTCCGTCGGCAGGCGGCGAAATATCGCCGTTGGCGCCTGGCCGGATGGCGTACATCGGGTTCTTGCCCCAAACCACATGGCCGCTGGTCAAATACAAAATGCCGTCATGCGCGAACGGTGTGGGAATCGCCAGGATCGAAAGGCCCTTGATCTGCCAAAGTGGCTTGCCGCTCAGATCGTAGGATCGCGCCCAGTTGATGCCCGACATCACCAACTCGGTGCGCAGCTTATTCTTCCAAATGTATGGCGTGGAGTAATTCGTCTTTTCATCGCGCGCCACGCGCCACAGTTCTTTGCCGCTCGCGCAGTCATAGCAGACGAGGTTGCTTTCCTCTTCATTGTCGTTGACCAGATAAAGTCGTCCCTCATGCACAATCGGCGAAATCGACGTGCCCCAGCCCTGTTGCGTCTCGTGCGCAGGCATTTCGATTTGCCACAGCGGTTTGCCATCCAGGTCATAACAATAAAGTCCAATATTGCCGAAATAGGCGAACAACCGTTGGCCATCAGTGACCGGCGTCTCCGACGCCAATGAGTTCTTCAGGTGGTGCGGCTTGGGTGGCACGCCGGCATGAGCCACACGCTCCCACAGCACCGAGCCAGTGGCCTGATCAAGGCAATACACCTTCCATTCGTGTTGCGCTGTTTCCTTGGGATACAAGTTGGCGTTGAGGTCTTCCAAATACAGTCCCTTACGCGGCTCGCGAACGTCTCCCGAGCTAACGCAAGTTGTCAAGTAAACGCGCCCCCCCGTCGCGATTGGACTCGACCAGCCTAGCCCTGGCAG contains:
- a CDS encoding PQQ-like beta-propeller repeat protein encodes the protein MRYIGLVVVLSTQIAGAAAPSTPEAPRYLSARHSEGEQTPPERWSAVENVLWKTELPGLGWSSPIATGGRVYLTTCVSSGDVREPRKGLYLEDLNANLYPKETAQHEWKVYCLDQATGSVLWERVAHAGVPPKPHHLKNSLASETPVTDGQRLFAYFGNIGLYCYDLDGKPLWQIEMPAHETQQGWGTSISPIVHEGRLYLVNDNEEESNLVCYDCASGKELWRVARDEKTNYSTPYIWKNKLRTELVMSGINWARSYDLSGKPLWQIKGLSILAIPTPFAHDGILYLTSGHVVWGKNPMYAIRPGANGDISPPADGEGKLSEHLEWHNPKGGPYHPTPIIVGDQMYVLYDRGFFASYDIKSGREIYSRKRLPVADFTSSPWSYGGKIFCVNEDGVTVAIEAGSEFKVSHENRLAEDDMCMASPVVLGDKLLIRTAARLYCMGNK